In a single window of the Zea mays cultivar B73 chromosome 5, Zm-B73-REFERENCE-NAM-5.0, whole genome shotgun sequence genome:
- the LOC109939944 gene encoding hydroxyproline O-galactosyltransferase GALT6, translating to MRKAASTATAGAGATFRRRAMEGLATVLLLYALLVLALESPLVSTSPFGGAAGGTARKLHLSFGAGERATPARPTSASVPGASAHGQDHRLSRFATGLDVRLLDSARSGALRRSIADAVAAGARAFSDLEALDPAAVATPSGESDAARCPHSIALTAEELGARGRVVELPCGLALGSHITVAATPRAPHEERNPAIAVLRDGERHAMVSQFMVELQGLRAVDGEDPPRVLHFNPRLRGDWSGHPVIEQNTCYRMSWGAAQRCDGWRSRPDEETVDGLVKCEKWIRDDDDRLEKSKTTSKTAWWLNRLIGQKEEVNFGWPFPFVEGRLFVLTLSAGLEGYHVSVDGRHVTSFPYRTGFVLEDATGLSLNGDLDVHSVIVGSLPTTHPSFAPQNYLEFSTVWQAPLLPDEPVEIFIGILSAANHFAERMGVRKTWMSAVHKSPNMVARFFVALHGRTEVNAELKKEAEFFRDIVFVPFLDNYDLVVMKTLAICEYGVWQRISCCLN from the exons ATGAGAAAGGCAGCGTCGACGGCGACGGCGGGGGCGGGGGCtaccttccgccgccgcgcgatgGAGGGGCTGGCGACCGTGCTGCTCCTGTACGCGCTCCTCGTGCTCGCCCTCGAGTCACCGCTCGTCTCCACCTCGCCATTCGGTGGCGCCGCGGGCGGTACAGCGCGGAAGCTCCACCTCTCCTTCGGCGCGGGCGAGCGCGCGACGCCCGCGCGCCCCACGTCGGCGTCCGTCCCCGGCGCGTCGGCGCACGGGCAGGATCATCGGCTCTCCCGCTTCGCCACCGGCCTCGACGTCCGCCTCCTCGACTCCGCCCGCTCCGGCGCGCTCCGCCGGTCCATAGCGGACGCCGTCGCGGCGGGTGCCCGCGCGTTCTCCGACCTCGAGGCCCTCGACCCCGCCGCCGTCGCCACGCCCTCCGGCGAGAGCGACGCGGCCAGGTGCCCGCACTCGATCGCGCTCACCGCGGAGGAGCTCGGCGCGCGGGGCCGCGTGGTGGAGCTGCCCTGCGGGCTCGCGCTGGGGTCCCACATCACGGTCGCCGCGACGCCCCGGGCGCCGCACGAGGAGCGGAACCCCGCGATCGCGGTGCTCAGGGACGGGGAGCGGCACGCCATGGTGTCTCAGTTCATGGTGGAGCTGCAGGGGCTCAGGGCGGTCGACGGCGAGGACCCGCCTCGCGTGCTCCACTTCAACCCGCGCCTCCGCGGGGACTGGAGCGGCCACCCGGTGATCGAGCAGAACACCTGCTACCGCATGAGCTGGGGCGCCGCGCAGCGCTGCGATGGATGGAGGTCACGCCCGGATGAGGAGACTG TGGATGGGTTGGTCAAGTGCGAGAAGTGGATTAGGGACGATGATGACAGGTTGGAGAAATCGAAGACAACATCAAAGACGGCATGGTGGCTGAATCGGCTGATCGGGCAGAAAGAGGAGGTCAATTTCGGTTGGCCATTTCCTTTCGTGGAGGGCAGGCTCTTTGTTCTTACTCTCAGTGCTGGGTTGGAGGGTTACCATGTGAGCGTTGATGGGCGACATGTCACTTCGTTTCCTTACCGCACT GGGTTTGTGTTGGAGGACGCTACAGGCCTGTCACTGAATGGGGACCTAGATGTGCATTCAGTGATTGTAGGGTCTTTGCCCACTACACACCCAAGTTTTGCGCCACAGAATTATCTGGAGTTTTCTACTGTTTGGCA ggctcctctgctgcctgatGAGCCAGTTGAGATTTTCATTGGCATTCTGTCAGCAGCCAATCATTTCGCTGAACGTATGGGTGTGAGGAAGACATGGATGTCTGCTGTCCACAAGTCACCAAACATGGTGGCTCGTTTCTTTGTTGCACTG CATGGCAGAACGGAAGTGAATGCGGAGTTGAAGAAGGAAGCTGAATTTTTTCGGGACATTGTTTTTGTGCCCTTCCTAGACAACTATGATCTTGTTGTTATGAAGACTCTTGCAATATGCGAGTATGGGGTATGGCAGAGAATTTCTTGTTGTTTGAACTAA
- the LOC100217054 gene encoding uncharacterized protein LOC100217054 translates to MASVLEKIDEMLLLAVYKKVCTSLGASRRRWAPKPFVARSFKPPTTYSKPTPPRAMIGPVSSLSEPSPGPPSPSSSPSPAASSRKAIWYFEGIYAYSPQIPGVRFPGLTHPGIVGTAPSAKLLNVWNEREKRLAETSPQTLKLFEVLHQRPLANLPTPENCLLGKIQEGTAGWHKVANEAAKTIPGRENGGNCDIKNLSRGSKVYLPVFVEGANLSTGDMHFSQGDGEVSFCGAIEMSGFLELNFFQGFIPLIHPSKTKFSAAVVLL, encoded by the exons ATGGCGTCGGTGCTGGAAAAGATAGACGAGATGTTGCTGCTCGCCGTGTACAAGAAGGTGTGCACGTCGCTGGGCGCTTCTCGACGGCGCTGGGCTCCCAAACCCTTTGTCGCGCGCTCGTTCAAGCCGCCTACTACCTACTCAAAGCCTACGCCTCCACGCGCCATGATCGGGCCCGTGTCGTCGCTGTCGGAGCCTTCACCTGGGCCACCATCGCCTTCCTCGTCGCCATCTCCGGCAGCTTCCTCTAG GAAGGCCATCTGGTATTTCGAAGGAATCTATGCGTACTCCCCTCAGATACCAG GTGTTCGTTTCCCAGGATTAACCCATCCTGGTATAGTGGGAACTGCACCGTCAGCCAAACTTCTTAATGTATGGAATGAGAGGGAGAAAAGATTGGCCGAGACAAGCCCACAGACCCTTAAACTGTTTGAAGTGCTACACCAGAGGCCCCTTGCCAATTTACCGACCCCTGAGAACTGCTTACTTGGAAAG ATTCAGGAGGGGACTGCTGGATGGCACAAAGTGGCGAATGAAGCAGCCAAGACTATTCCGGGAAGGGAGAATGGTGGTAATTGTGACATAAAAAACCTAAGCAGAGGTTCCAAAGTTTATCTGCCAGTATTTGTCGAAGGAGCGAATCTTAGCACCGGTGATATGCACTTCTCTCAGGGCGATGGTGAAGTTTCGTTTTGTGGAGCAATTGAAATGAGTGGATTCCTTGAGCTCAA CTTCTTCCAGGGATTCATACCTTTGATCCATCCATCAAAAACAAAGTTCAGTGCAGCGGTGGTTTTGTTGTAA
- the LOC103626867 gene encoding uncharacterized protein: protein MVSLREMARSDAERAPPAWLRALLETRFFDACPEHQANDAGRANRKRTSGCNFLCTHCADRALCSGCLGNHEGHGLIQIRRSSGNNVVKVDDVQNRLSVSLVQTYVYNGDYAVFLNRRPMSGHGKHGASHCEQCGRGLQDEDCRFCSLECKAKGIEDRLDFSVSFAVDPNNFSSSGDDTESDDDEDSSYPSKFQKLETIPASSSKPVASGGQHSIGKKQY from the exons ATGGTGAGCCTGAGGGAGATGGCTCGGTCCGATGCGGAGCGTGCCCCACCAGCGTGGCTGCGTGCGCTGCTAGAGACCAGGTTCTTCGATGCATGCCCAGAGCACCAAGCCAACGACGCCGGCCGCGCTAACAGGAAAAGAACCAGCGGCTGCAACTTCCTGTGCACTCACTGTGCCGACCGGGCCCTCTGCTCTGGCTGCCTCGGCAACCATGAAGGTCATGGACTTATCCAG ATCCGGAGGTCGTCAGGCAACAACGTTGTGAAGGTCGATGATGTTCAGAATCGGCTGAGCGTGTCACTGGTGCAGACCTACGTCTACAACGGAGACTATGCTGTGTTCCTGAACAGGCGACCCATGTCGGGTCACGGAAAGCATGGCGCGTCTCACTGTGAGCAGTGCGGAAGGGGACTCCAGGATGAGGACTGCCGCTTCTGCTCACTCGAGTGCAAG GCTAAAGGAATAGAGGACCGTCTTGATTTCAGCGTGTCATTCGCTGTCGATCCAAACAACTTCAGCAGCTCTGGAGATGACACTGAATCAGACGACGATGAAGACTCATCCTACCCATCCAAGTTTCAAAAGCTGGAAACTATACCAGCATCATCTAGCAAGCCAGTTGCCTCTGGAGGACAGCACTCTATAGGTAAAAAGCAATATTGA
- the LOC103628436 gene encoding LOW QUALITY PROTEIN: cell division control protein 2 homolog (The sequence of the model RefSeq protein was modified relative to this genomic sequence to represent the inferred CDS: inserted 1 base in 1 codon; substituted 2 bases at 2 genomic stop codons), with the protein MEVDAGLHGFRLGLTPFADLTLEEFHAGALGSAAPIREGTYGVVYKALNKGTNETIALKKIRLEQEDEGVPSTAIREISLLKEMNHPNIVRFATDDEDDDAGALDTQLHDVVHSEKRIYLVFEYLDLDLEKFMDSCPEFAKNPSMIKXYLYQILRGXAYCHSHRVLHRDLKSQNLLIDRRTNALKLANFGLARVFGIPVRTFTHEVVTLWYRAPEILLGERQYSMPVDVWSVXCIFVEIGNQKPLFPDDSEIDELFKIFRVLGTPNEQSWPGVTSLPDFKSAFPKCQSQDLAAVVPNLEPTGLDLLSKMLRYEPSKRITARQALEHDYFKDLEMVQ; encoded by the exons ATGGAGGTGGACGCCGGGCTCCACGGCTTCCGCCTCGGCCTCACTCCCTTCGCCGACCTCACGCTGGAGGAGTTCCACGCGGGCGCCTTGGGTTCTGCCGCACCC ATCAGGGAGGGTACGTACGGGGTGGTGTACAAGGCGCTGAACAAGGGCACCAACGAGACGATCGCGCTCAAGAAGATCCGTCTCGAGCAGGAGGATGAGGGTGTCCCGTCCACCGCCATCCGCGAGATCTCGCTCCTCAAGGAGATGAACCACCCCAACATCGTCAGGTTCGCGACGGACGACGAGGATGATGATGCTGGTGCTCTGGACACCCA GTTGCACGATGTTGTCCACAGTGAGAAGCGCATATATCTTGTGTTCGAGTACCTGGATCTGGACCTCGAGAAGTTCATGGATTCATGTCCCGAGTTTGCAAAGAACCCCTCAATGATTAAG TAATATCTCTACCAGATACTCCGCG TTGCTTACTGTCATTCTCATAGAGTTCTTCATCGAGATTTGAAATCTCAGAATCTATTGATAGATCGGCGTACTAATGCACTGAAGCTTGCAAACTTTGGTTTAGCCAGGGTATTTGGAATTCCTGTCCGTACATTTACTCATGAG GTGGTGACATTATGGTACAGagctccagaaattcttctgggagAAAGACAGTATTCCATGCCAGTTGATGTATGGTCTGTGTGATGTATCTTTGTAGAAATTGGGAACCAGAAGCCACTGTTCCCCGATGATTCTGAGATCGACGAACTATTTAAGATATTCAG GGTACTTGGTACACCAAATGAACAAAGTTGGCCAGGAGTCACCTCTTTGCCTGATTTCAAGTCGGCTTTCCCGAAGTGccagtctcag GATCTTGCAGCAGTTGTCCCAAATCTTGAACCCACTGGTTTGGACCTTCTCTCT AAAATGCTTCGGTACGAGCCAAGCAAAAGAATCACAGCCAGGCAGGCTCTTGAACATGACTACTTCAAGGACCTTGAGATGGTACAATGA